In Trifolium pratense cultivar HEN17-A07 linkage group LG7, ARS_RC_1.1, whole genome shotgun sequence, a genomic segment contains:
- the LOC123897064 gene encoding putative F-box/LRR-repeat protein At5g54820 — protein sequence MKDQQRKKQRVVERNNQDYISKLPYSLLCNILSSLKINEAVKTSVLSSNWRYIFTNPTNLIFDAQNMLVKDYSFPNICHLSKVLMFNIKMKRASTFVSNVNKYLSNVKNVQKIDKLKVCFTFRNKGYGCNDLEEWIRFAVERNVEEIDLCLLEDNHLSAPNPNDGSFYVFPCDTFDFNSTLKCLRLAHCVLAPLNSCNYGFSTLATLELFKVDLKSEEHIRILLSSCDNLESLSFSECYNMDYLKLEHSFCKKLKYLKVNLCRQLKGIMLKSNILETLEYVGSKVAFFFDAPNLKSFFGYVSENWLVCKLSTDLPQLEKLLLECCCMGDVMTKRFPTFENLRHLEIIKVGIFRQDLSWIPVALNACPTITKLKLHLRTYFNIDEELTAYWPPRCLHKHLKEITITGIRGHSSEIAIAIYLLRNAISLEKMIVDPHPRIYLGNGKCVHSEVCENWSRIEKHKVEFFLKKEVGSLVELLIL from the exons ATGAAGGATCAACAAAGGAAGAAACAAAGGGTAGTGGAAAGAAATAATCAAGATTATATTAGTAAACTACCCTATAGTTTATTGTGCAATATTTTATCATCTCTTAAGATCAATGAAGCTGTCAAAACTAGTGTTCTATCTTCCAATTGGAGATATATTTTTACCAATCCAACCAACCTTATTTTTGATGCACAAAACATGCTAGTGAAAGATTACTCATTTCCCAATATATGTCACCTAAGCAAAGTTTTAATGTTTAATATCAAAATGAAGAGAGCTTCTACTTTTGTAAGTAATGTGAACAAGTATTTGTCAAATGTTAAAAATGTCCAAAAAATTGACAAGTTAAAAGTTTGTTTCACTTTTCGCAATAAAGGGTATGGTTGCAACGATCTCGAAGAGTGGATCCGGTTTGCGGTTGAACGAAATGTAGAAGAGATTGATCTTTGTTTGTTGGAAGATAATCATCTTAGTGCTCCTAATCCTAATGATGGTTCCTTCTATGTTTTCCCTTGCGATACTTTCGACTTCAATTCAACTTTGAAGTGTTTGCGCTTGGCGCATTGTGTACTTGCTCCACTAAATTCATGTAACTATGGTTTTAGCACGCTCGCAACATTGGAACTTTTCAAAGTTGATTTGAAATCTGAGGAGCATATCCGGATTTTGTTGTCTAGCTGCGACAACCTTGAGTCTTTGAGCTTTTCCGAATGTTATAATATGGATTACTTGAAACTTGAGCACTCTTTTTGCAAGAAGTTGAAGTATTTGAAAGTGAACCTTTGTCGCCAATTGAAGGGAATTATGCTGAAAAGCAACATTTTGGAGACCTTGGAATATGTTGGAAGCAAAGTTGCATTCTTTTTTGATGCCCCAAACCTTAAAAGTTTCTTTGGTTATGTGAGCGAAAATTGGCTAGTTTGCAAACTTTCTACCGATCTTCCTCAGCTCGAAAAGTTGCTCCTTGAATGCTGCTGCATG GGTGATGTTATGACAAAAAGATTTCCCACATTTGAAAATTTGAGGCATCTAGAAATTATAAAAGTGGGCATATTTAGACAGGATCTCTCATGGATACCAGTTGCTCTCAATGCTTGTCCCACTATCACAAAACTTAAGCTTCAT CTTAGGACATATTTTAACATTGATGAAGAGTTAACTGCGTATTGGCCTCCTAGATGCTTACATAAACATTTGAAGGAAATAACAATAACCGGAATTAGAGGTCACTCAAGTGAAATTGCAATTGCAATTTATCTTCTAAGGAATGCAATTTCACTTGAGAAGATGATAGTTGACCCGCATCCAAGAATTTACCTTGGGAATGGTAAATGTGTTCATTCAGAAGTGTGTGAGAATTGGAGCAGAATTGAGAAGCACAAAGTTGAATTTTTTCTGAAGAAAGAAGTTGGTTCATTAGTAGAATTGTTAATCTTGTAA
- the LOC123895871 gene encoding uncharacterized protein LOC123895871: MAFVVWNEWFTVHQLQRHNVVPVEDPRPVRWEKPAAGWIKCNVDDAFVVESCVTSMGLCFRDTNGHFVAGLTQWKQSFYSIVEGEALPLLHALREAIHRGFERVQLES, translated from the exons ATGGCGTTCGTCGTCTGGAATGAGTGGTTTACTGTCCACCAACTGCAGCGTCATAACGTTGTTCCTGTTGAGGATCCTAGGCCGGTTCGGTGGGAGAAACCAGCAGCGGGATGGATAAAGTGTAATGTTGATGATGCGTTTGTAGTTGAGTCCTGTGTTACTTCTATGGGTCTTTGCTTTCGTGATACCAATGGGCATTTTGTGGCTGGCTTGACTCAATGGAAGCAGTCTTTTTACTCCATAGTGGAAGGCGAAGCATTGCCACTATTACATGCTTTGAGAGAGGCTATCCATCGTGGATTTGAGCGAGTCCAACttgaaa gttaa
- the LOC123897061 gene encoding transcription factor MYB88-like isoform X2, translated as MTTSWVIIASKFKDKTTRQCRRRWYTYLNSNFKKGGWTPEEDMLLCEAQKVFGNKWTEIAKVVSGRTDNAVKNRFSILRKKREKSAALEKENIIPYIDSNSKRNISHQGYITNATSESAMPVKKMRRAHIPDDANKINFGDRSHLRNAASTNQQPRAPFSELAKKSNCVNNLPDRHHIFNDKFNSSGQNNKNQLKTDDPKISALIQIIDSENMENLWKPLLEFLNRTDIIGEKIEVLQLVSRMVKDLKSSSNERGHSGLRQMELDEDSPGSSEHSSGSTLLTKSTGTGDNLENSLNQDIGTEMKATQFEVKKEESEGVEDIGTEMKATQFEVKKEEPEGVEDIGTEMKATQFEVKKEESEGVEGVLSTGKVEQDMMPHGEEQINASLRMECSPLQVTPIFRSLAEEIPSPEFSESEKSFLRKALGVESPSINTTFSPFKLPPCNCQKKKLPPCKRSLQYDT; from the exons ATGACCACAAG TTGGGTAATTATTGCATCCAAATTCAAGGACAAAACAACAAGACAGTGCAGAAgaag ATGGTACACATATTTGAATTCTAATTTCAAGAAAGGTGGATGGACACCAGAGGAAGACATGCTCTTATGTGAG GCTCAAAAAGTATTTGGGAACAAATGGACAGAAATAGCAAAGGTGGTTTCAGGCAG AACGGATAATGCTGTAAAAAATCGATTCTCCATACTCCgcaagaagagagaaaaatctGCAGCATTAGAAAAAGAGAACATCATTCCATACATTGATTCCAATAGCAAGAGGAATATTTCTCATCAAGGTTATATTACAAATGCAACTTCAGAATCTGCTATGCCAGTTAAAAAAATGAG GAGGGCCCATATTCCTGATGATGCAAACAAGATCAACTTTGGAGACAGATCACATTTGCGAAATGCAGCTTCAACAAATCAGCAGCCAAGGGCACCATTTTCCGAATTAGCTAAAAAATCGAATTGTGTGAACAATCTTCCAGACAGGCATCATATTTTCAATGACAAGTTCAACAGTTCTG GccaaaataacaaaaatcagCTCAAAACAGATGATCCAAAGATAAGTGCATTGATTCAAATAATTGATTCAGAGAACATGGAAAATTTATGGAAG CCACTTCTAGAGTTTCTGAACCGAACAGATATCATTGgagaaaaaattgaagttttacAGCTTGTAAGTCGTATGGTCAAGGACTTGAAGAGTAGTAGTAATGAGAGAGGCCATTCCGGCTTGAG GCAAATGGAACTAGACGAAGATTCTCCAGGAAGTTCTGAACACAGTTCAGGATCAACTCTGCTGACCAAGTCCACTGGTACTGGTGATAATTTGGAAAACTCATTGAATCAGGATATTGGAACTGAAATGAAAGCTACACAATTTGAAGTTAAAAAAGAAGAGTCTGAAGGTGTGGAAGATATTGGAACTGAAATGAAAGCTACACAATTTGAAGTTAAAAAAGAAGAGCCTGAAGGTGTGGAAGATATTGGAACTGAAATGAAAGCTACACAATTTGAAGTTAAAAAAGAAGAGTCTGAAGGCGTGGAAGGAGTTCTTTCTACTGGAAAAGTGGAACAAG ATATGATGCCACACGGTGAGGAACAGATAAATGCATCGTTAAGAATGGAGTGTTCCCCTCTTCAAGTTACCCCTATTTTCAGATCCTTGGCTGAAGAAATTCCCAGCCCAGAATTTTCAGAAAGT GAAAAGAGCTTTCTGAGGAAAGCACTGGGAGTAGAGTCTCCATCTATCAATACAACTTTCAGTCCGTTCAAATTGCCACCATgcaattgtcaaaaaaaaaaattgccacCATGCAAAAGATCCCTTCAATATGATACATGA
- the LOC123897061 gene encoding transcription factor MYB88-like isoform X1, with amino-acid sequence MMDVKKEKEQGNVESSKKKGRRLVTWTQEEDEILREQIGIHGTENWVIIASKFKDKTTRQCRRRWYTYLNSNFKKGGWTPEEDMLLCEAQKVFGNKWTEIAKVVSGRTDNAVKNRFSILRKKREKSAALEKENIIPYIDSNSKRNISHQGYITNATSESAMPVKKMRRAHIPDDANKINFGDRSHLRNAASTNQQPRAPFSELAKKSNCVNNLPDRHHIFNDKFNSSGQNNKNQLKTDDPKISALIQIIDSENMENLWKPLLEFLNRTDIIGEKIEVLQLVSRMVKDLKSSSNERGHSGLRQMELDEDSPGSSEHSSGSTLLTKSTGTGDNLENSLNQDIGTEMKATQFEVKKEESEGVEDIGTEMKATQFEVKKEEPEGVEDIGTEMKATQFEVKKEESEGVEGVLSTGKVEQDMMPHGEEQINASLRMECSPLQVTPIFRSLAEEIPSPEFSESEKSFLRKALGVESPSINTTFSPFKLPPCNCQKKKLPPCKRSLQYDT; translated from the exons ATGATGGATGTGAAGAAGGAGAAGGAACAGGGCAATGTAGAATCGTCTAAGAAGAAGGGGCGTCGTCTTGTGACTTGGACTCAAGAG GAGGATGAGATACTAAGAGAACAGATTGGAATTCATGGAACTGAAAA TTGGGTAATTATTGCATCCAAATTCAAGGACAAAACAACAAGACAGTGCAGAAgaag ATGGTACACATATTTGAATTCTAATTTCAAGAAAGGTGGATGGACACCAGAGGAAGACATGCTCTTATGTGAG GCTCAAAAAGTATTTGGGAACAAATGGACAGAAATAGCAAAGGTGGTTTCAGGCAG AACGGATAATGCTGTAAAAAATCGATTCTCCATACTCCgcaagaagagagaaaaatctGCAGCATTAGAAAAAGAGAACATCATTCCATACATTGATTCCAATAGCAAGAGGAATATTTCTCATCAAGGTTATATTACAAATGCAACTTCAGAATCTGCTATGCCAGTTAAAAAAATGAG GAGGGCCCATATTCCTGATGATGCAAACAAGATCAACTTTGGAGACAGATCACATTTGCGAAATGCAGCTTCAACAAATCAGCAGCCAAGGGCACCATTTTCCGAATTAGCTAAAAAATCGAATTGTGTGAACAATCTTCCAGACAGGCATCATATTTTCAATGACAAGTTCAACAGTTCTG GccaaaataacaaaaatcagCTCAAAACAGATGATCCAAAGATAAGTGCATTGATTCAAATAATTGATTCAGAGAACATGGAAAATTTATGGAAG CCACTTCTAGAGTTTCTGAACCGAACAGATATCATTGgagaaaaaattgaagttttacAGCTTGTAAGTCGTATGGTCAAGGACTTGAAGAGTAGTAGTAATGAGAGAGGCCATTCCGGCTTGAG GCAAATGGAACTAGACGAAGATTCTCCAGGAAGTTCTGAACACAGTTCAGGATCAACTCTGCTGACCAAGTCCACTGGTACTGGTGATAATTTGGAAAACTCATTGAATCAGGATATTGGAACTGAAATGAAAGCTACACAATTTGAAGTTAAAAAAGAAGAGTCTGAAGGTGTGGAAGATATTGGAACTGAAATGAAAGCTACACAATTTGAAGTTAAAAAAGAAGAGCCTGAAGGTGTGGAAGATATTGGAACTGAAATGAAAGCTACACAATTTGAAGTTAAAAAAGAAGAGTCTGAAGGCGTGGAAGGAGTTCTTTCTACTGGAAAAGTGGAACAAG ATATGATGCCACACGGTGAGGAACAGATAAATGCATCGTTAAGAATGGAGTGTTCCCCTCTTCAAGTTACCCCTATTTTCAGATCCTTGGCTGAAGAAATTCCCAGCCCAGAATTTTCAGAAAGT GAAAAGAGCTTTCTGAGGAAAGCACTGGGAGTAGAGTCTCCATCTATCAATACAACTTTCAGTCCGTTCAAATTGCCACCATgcaattgtcaaaaaaaaaaattgccacCATGCAAAAGATCCCTTCAATATGATACATGA